The genomic segment TCTCCCGCACACGGAAATAACTCAATTTTGCGCTATACTCGCAGGTCTCGAGCCCCCCGCCCTCTCTTTAGATGGTCAAAAAAAGTGAAAGGGTATACGGTCGCGGTTGAGCGAATACTTTCGAATTTTACGATGCTCAGCGTTTATGGGCGAGATGAACTGCTTGTCTACGAGCAACCTGAGGTACTTACCCGCAGTATTTTTGCTCACGCCGGCGGCGGGAGCTACCTGCGAAGGTCCGAATCCCCCCGTCATTCTGGATATGCAGGCAAGTATCCTTTGTTCGGTCGCACATAGTTGGTTGAAGAGCTCGATATGAGCGCCGCCCGCGCTGCCGAGCAACTGCTGCAGCAGTTGCTCGCATTTTCGCGGTTTGTCTCGGAGCATTAGAAAAGGGAACCGCAGGACGAGCCAGTGGTCGAGCACAAGGTAATTCTGACGCATAAGCTCGTCCTCGAATTCGTCGGCGGAGAGGTGAAGCCGATGGGGGCCGCGCCCGTCCAGCTCAATGGCGATGCGAAGTCCGTTCGTTATATAAACGAAGTCAATATAGCGATATCCATCCTTATAATCGACGATTTCATACTCGGGGATAAGTC from the Cohnella hashimotonis genome contains:
- a CDS encoding DNA-binding response regulator: MGKVSSRRLSAVSAMLQQLSINAAAGELDAHSQLAFEAAFATWWRQVLRKTSSRCRIRLAGGLSHASLFFLRFVWWPAFRSLTGLIPEYEIVDYKDGYRYIDFVYITNGLRIAIELDGRGPHRLHLSADEFEDELMRQNYLVLDHWLVLRFPFLMLRDKPRKCEQLLQQLLGSAGGAHIELFNQLCATEQRILACISRMTGGFGPSQVAPAAGVSKNTAGKYLRLLVDKQFISPINAEHRKIRKYSLNRDRIPFHFF